From Haemorhous mexicanus isolate bHaeMex1 chromosome 13, bHaeMex1.pri, whole genome shotgun sequence, a single genomic window includes:
- the ANP32A gene encoding acidic leucine-rich nuclear phosphoprotein 32 family member A isoform X2 yields MDMKRRIHLELRNRTPSDVKELVLDNCRSYEGKIEGLTDEFEELEFLSTINVGLTSVANLPKLNKLKKLELSDNRISGGLEVLAEKCPNLTHLNLSGNKIKDLGTIEPLKKLENLKSLDLFNCEVTNLNDYRENVFKLLPQLTYLDGYDRDDKEAPDSDAEGYVEGLDDEEEDEDVKDRDDKEAPDSDAEGYVEGLDDEEEDEDEEEYDDDAQVVEDEEDEEEEEEGEEEDVSGEEEEDEEGYNDGEVDDEEDEEEPEEERGQKRKREPEDEGDEDD; encoded by the exons ATGGACATGAAGAGAAGGATCCACTTAGAGCTGCGGAACAGGACGCCCTCAGAT GTGAAAGAGCTCGTTCTGGACAACTGCAGGTCGTACGAAGGGAAAATCGAGGGCCTCACGGATGAGTTTGAGGAGCTGGAATTCCTCAGCACAATCAACGTCGGCTTAACCTCAGTCGCAAACTTACCAAAGTTAAACAAACTTAAGAAG CTCGAGCTGAGCGACAACAGAATCTCAGGAGGCCTGGAAGTGTTGGCAGAGAAGTGTCCGAACCTCACGCACCTAAACCTAAGCGGCAACAAAATTAAAGATCTCGGGACAATAGAACCTCTG aaaaagTTGGAAAACCTGAAGAGCTTAGACCTGTTCAACTGCGAGGTGACCAACTTGAACGACTACAGAGAAAACGTGTTCAAGCTGCTGCCGCAGCTGACGTACCTGGACGGCTACGACCGGGACGACAAGGAGGCGCCCGACTCCGACGCCGAGGGATACGTGGAGGGGCTGGATgacgaggaggaggatgaggatg TGAAAGACCGGGACGACAAGGAAGCGCCGGATTCCGACGCCGAGGGATACGTGGAGGGGCTGGATgacgaggaggaggatgaggacg aggaGGAATACGACGACGACGCTCAGGTAGTGGAGGatgaagaggatgaggaggaggaggaggaaggggaggaggaggatgtgagcggagaggaggag GAGGACGAGGAAGGCTACAACGACGGCGAGGTGGACGAtgaggaggacgaggaggagcCTG agGAAGAGCGGGGCCAGAAGAGGAAACGAGAGCCTGAGGATGAGGGGGATGAGGACGACTGA
- the ANP32A gene encoding acidic leucine-rich nuclear phosphoprotein 32 family member A isoform X3 has protein sequence MDMKRRIHLELRNRTPSDVKELVLDNCRSYEGKIEGLTDEFEELEFLSTINVGLTSVANLPKLNKLKKLELSDNRISGGLEVLAEKCPNLTHLNLSGNKIKDLGTIEPLKKLENLKSLDLFNCEVTNLNDYRENVFKLLPQLTYLDGYDRDDKEAPDSDAEGYVEGLDDEEEDEDEEEYDDDAQVVEDEEDEEEEEEGEEEDVSGEEEEDEEGYNDGEVDDEEDEEEPEEERGQKRKREPEDEGDEDD, from the exons ATGGACATGAAGAGAAGGATCCACTTAGAGCTGCGGAACAGGACGCCCTCAGAT GTGAAAGAGCTCGTTCTGGACAACTGCAGGTCGTACGAAGGGAAAATCGAGGGCCTCACGGATGAGTTTGAGGAGCTGGAATTCCTCAGCACAATCAACGTCGGCTTAACCTCAGTCGCAAACTTACCAAAGTTAAACAAACTTAAGAAG CTCGAGCTGAGCGACAACAGAATCTCAGGAGGCCTGGAAGTGTTGGCAGAGAAGTGTCCGAACCTCACGCACCTAAACCTAAGCGGCAACAAAATTAAAGATCTCGGGACAATAGAACCTCTG aaaaagTTGGAAAACCTGAAGAGCTTAGACCTGTTCAACTGCGAGGTGACCAACTTGAACGACTACAGAGAAAACGTGTTCAAGCTGCTGCCGCAGCTGACGTACCTGGACGGCTACGACCGGGACGACAAGGAGGCGCCCGACTCCGACGCCGAGGGATACGTGGAGGGGCTGGATgacgaggaggaggatgaggatg aggaGGAATACGACGACGACGCTCAGGTAGTGGAGGatgaagaggatgaggaggaggaggaggaaggggaggaggaggatgtgagcggagaggaggag GAGGACGAGGAAGGCTACAACGACGGCGAGGTGGACGAtgaggaggacgaggaggagcCTG agGAAGAGCGGGGCCAGAAGAGGAAACGAGAGCCTGAGGATGAGGGGGATGAGGACGACTGA
- the ANP32A gene encoding acidic leucine-rich nuclear phosphoprotein 32 family member A isoform X1, which produces MDMKRRIHLELRNRTPSDVKELVLDNCRSYEGKIEGLTDEFEELEFLSTINVGLTSVANLPKLNKLKKLELSDNRISGGLEVLAEKCPNLTHLNLSGNKIKDLGTIEPLKKLENLKSLDLFNCEVTNLNDYRENVFKLLPQLTYLDGYDRDDKEAPDSDAEGYVEGLDDEEEDEDVLSLVKDRDDKEAPDSDAEGYVEGLDDEEEDEDEEEYDDDAQVVEDEEDEEEEEEGEEEDVSGEEEEDEEGYNDGEVDDEEDEEEPEEERGQKRKREPEDEGDEDD; this is translated from the exons ATGGACATGAAGAGAAGGATCCACTTAGAGCTGCGGAACAGGACGCCCTCAGAT GTGAAAGAGCTCGTTCTGGACAACTGCAGGTCGTACGAAGGGAAAATCGAGGGCCTCACGGATGAGTTTGAGGAGCTGGAATTCCTCAGCACAATCAACGTCGGCTTAACCTCAGTCGCAAACTTACCAAAGTTAAACAAACTTAAGAAG CTCGAGCTGAGCGACAACAGAATCTCAGGAGGCCTGGAAGTGTTGGCAGAGAAGTGTCCGAACCTCACGCACCTAAACCTAAGCGGCAACAAAATTAAAGATCTCGGGACAATAGAACCTCTG aaaaagTTGGAAAACCTGAAGAGCTTAGACCTGTTCAACTGCGAGGTGACCAACTTGAACGACTACAGAGAAAACGTGTTCAAGCTGCTGCCGCAGCTGACGTACCTGGACGGCTACGACCGGGACGACAAGGAGGCGCCCGACTCCGACGCCGAGGGATACGTGGAGGGGCTGGATgacgaggaggaggatgaggatg TTTTATCCCTAGTGAAAGACCGGGACGACAAGGAAGCGCCGGATTCCGACGCCGAGGGATACGTGGAGGGGCTGGATgacgaggaggaggatgaggacg aggaGGAATACGACGACGACGCTCAGGTAGTGGAGGatgaagaggatgaggaggaggaggaggaaggggaggaggaggatgtgagcggagaggaggag GAGGACGAGGAAGGCTACAACGACGGCGAGGTGGACGAtgaggaggacgaggaggagcCTG agGAAGAGCGGGGCCAGAAGAGGAAACGAGAGCCTGAGGATGAGGGGGATGAGGACGACTGA